The stretch of DNA CGTGTCGTAGAGCACCGTCGAGAAGGCGCCCACGGAGACGCCGCGTCCGACCACGACGCGGCCGATCTTCATGATCCGATCCTCGTAGAGATGGGTCTGAAGCGCCGAGACGCGGTTGATCGTGGCGTAGTCGCCGATCGTGACGCAATCGAATTCCGTGATGTCGGTGGTGAGCATGCACACGCCCTTGCCGACCTTCACGCCGAACAGGCGCAGCACCCAGGGCAGGAACGGCGTCCCCTGGAGATGCTCCAGCAGCACCTTGCCGGCGAGGCCCCAGTAGGCGACCGCGATGGCTTCGGTGCGCATCGCCCACCAGGACCACATCGGCTGCATGCCGGGCTTGTAGACGCCCATCAGCAGCCACTTCATGACGATGACGGCCGACGACTGGATCAGTGCGATGGCGACGCTCGCCGCGACGAAGCTGACGGCCAGCCCCGTCCAGTCCTTCTCCAGGATGGCGGGATAGAAGTACCAGTCGATCACGGTGATCGCGAGGGTGATGTAGAGCATCGGCGAGAACGAGGTCGCGAACGCCTCGAAGATGCCGCGCCGCACCTTCGGCCAGATCCCCGGCTCGTAGGTCTGCGCGGTCGAGCCGAGATCGACCTTCTGTCGAGCCGGAAGCCGGATCGGCGGCGAGCCGAACCAGGTTTCCCCCGGGCTCATGGCTCCGTTCTCGGGCGGCTTCGACTTGATGCCGATCAGCACGTCGTCCGGGATCACCGCGCCCGGCGGAACGACGGCATCGTTGCCGACGAACACGCGCGCTCCGGTGCGGGTCGGCTCCAGGTGCATCCAGCCGCGCCGGACCTCCTCCTCGCCGTACACCACCTCGTCGGCGATGAAGTTCTTCGCGCCGATTTCCGCGAGGTCGTAGCGCCCGGAGAGGTTGGTCGAGATCTCCGCGCCGTGGCCCATATTGGCGCCCATCAACCGGTACCAGGCCCGCATGTAGACCGTGGCGAACAGCGACGAGAGCGTCTCCAGCGTCACCTCGACGGCGAGGGCCAGCGACCATTTCCGCAGATAGAACAGGGAGTGGACCGAGTAGGTGCCGGAGCGCGTCCGCGGCAGCACGATCCAGCGGATGCCGGCGATCAGCAGCACGGTGCCGGCGGTCATCAGCATGGCGGTGGGCCACGTGAGGATCGGCAGGTACCAATGGTAGTCGATATCGGTGATGTCGGAGAGCGAGTCCGAGATCTGGTCGAAGATGAAGAAGGCCGGGAAGATCGGCAGCAGGCCCACGGCCGGGATCGCACCGAGCAGCACGACGTAGGCGGCCATGAAGCCGGCCCGACGCCTCCATGAGGCCTCGGAAGGCGCGGGCAGTTCGGCCGGATCGGCCATGCCGACCTTGCGGCCGGGCGACCCGTCCCAGCGCTCGGCGACGCCGACCCGCGTTCCGGCGGGGATGGTGGTGAGGTCCCCGATCTCGGCCTTCGGCCCGACCACCGTGTCGTGGCTGAGCACGCAGGAGGTCCCGACCGCCGCGTCGGCGCCGATCTCGACCCGGCCGATCACCAGCTCGTTGGCGACGATCTCGGCGTTGGCGATGACCAGCCGGCCGCCGAGCGAGGCTCCGTCGCCGATCGTCAGGAGGTCGGGCGCGCCGACCTCGATATCGGAGATCAGGGTGTCGCGGCCGATCTTGGCGCCCATCAGCCGAAGATAGATCGCGATGGCCGGAGAACCCTGCAGCCACTTCACGTGGACGAGCGGCGCGAGCCGCTGCGAGAGCCACCAGCGGTAATAATAGGCGCCCCAGAGCGGATACCGGCCGGGCTTGGTCTTTCCGAGGATCAGCCACTTGCCGGCGACCGCCGCCACGGCCGTGACGCCGTTGATCGCCACGTAGACGAGGAGCAGCACCCCGAGTTCGGCGAAGAAGCTGAGGCCGCCGCCGGTGAGCAGCAGATAGGTGACGAACATGCCGAGCCACTGCGCGGTCGCAAGCGCGATCACGAAGGGCAGGGCCACGAGTTGCGCGAGGCCGCACAGGGCCCGGCGCAGCAGCGGCGGCGGCTCGAAGCTCAGGTCGCGGATCGCTGCGGCCGCGCCCATCCCACCGGTCCGGGCGATCAGCGCATCGGCCATCGCCCGCATCGTGCGCAGGGCGTAGAGGTCCGGCAGGGTGATGCCAGCGAGGGCCGGCGTCTCGCGCACCGCCGAGACGAAGCGGGCGGCGAGCAAGGAGTGGCCGCCGAGGTCGGCGAAGAAGTCGCCTTCCAGCGGAATCGGCTGGTTGCCGAAGATCTGCTTGGCGGCGGCGACGAGGGCGGCCTCCGTCTCGTTCGCCGGGGGCTCCTGCTCGCCATCGGCCGAGACCACGGTGAGCGGAGCGACCTTCAATGCCTTGCGGTCGACCTTGCCGGAGGTCAGGCGCGGCAGCGTCTCGGTCACCTCGAAATGGCCGGGCACCATGTAAGGCGGCATCTGCCCGGCGAGAGTCCGGCGGAGGGCCGCGGTGTCGATGGCGCAGCCGCGCTCCGGGATCAGGAAGGCGACGAGACGATCGACGCCGTCATCCTGCCGCAGCACGACGGCGGCCTGATTGATCTCGGGCACGCTGCGGATCCGCGCCTCGATCTCACCGAGTTCGACGCGGAAGCCACGGATCTTGACCTGATCGTCGATGCGGCCGTGAAATACGATCCGGCCGGCGGCGTCGAGGGAGACCGCGTCGCCCGAGCGGTACAGCACCGGGTCGGTCCCGTTCGACGCGAAGGGGTTGGCGATGAACTTTTCCGCCGTCAGCTCGGGCCGCGCGAGGTAGCCGCAGGCGACACCGGGGCCGCCGATCAGCAGTTCGCCCTGCTGGTCGCGGCCGAGCAGGCTCAGATCCTCGCCCGCCACATACACGGAGTAGTTCGGGATCGGGCCGCCGATGGTGACCGGCTCACCGGCTCGCATCTCGGCGGCGGTCGCCACCACCGTGGCCTCGGTCGGCCCGTAGGTGTTGAACAGCTGGCGCGTGCCGGTGGCCCAGCGGGCGACCAGGGGCTCCGGCAGGGCCTCGCCGCCGAGCAGGACGAGGCGCACGGTCGGCAGGTCGCCCGAGATCATCGCCAGCAGGGTCGGCACGGTGTCGAGCACCGTGATCCGCTCCGCCTCCAGGATGCCCGGCAGCGATTCCACGTCGCCCATCATGGCGGGACTCGCCACGAACAGGGTCGCGCCCACAAGGTACGGGACCCAGATCTCCTCCATGGAGAGATCGAAGGCGACCGAGGCCCCCTGGAACACCACATCCTCGGCGCGCATCCCGTAGAGCGCGTTCCCCGAGCGCAGGAAGTGGCAGATGTTGGCGTGGCTGATGACGATGCCCTTCGGCACGCCGGTCGAGCCGGAGGTGTAGATCAGATAGGCAGGGTGCTCGGGGGTCAGGCCGGCGGCGCGGGCATCGGGGACCGGTGCCTCGGCGGGGGTCGCGGCGTCGAGATCGGCCGGCGTCAGGGCGGGTGCCGCGTCCGGTGCGGATGGCTTGAGCGCCGGAGAGACCACCAGCGCCTTGGCCGCCGCATCCGTCAGGCAGACCCCGACCCGGTCGGCCGGCGCCTCGGCGTCGAAGGGCAGCCATGCGGCGCCCGAGAGCGTGATGCCGATCTGCGCCACGAGCAGATCCGGGCCACGGGCCATCCACAGTCCGACCACGTCGCCGGGACCGATGCTCCGGTGGGCGAGGCCGGCCGCGATCCGGCCGGCGCGATCGACGACTTGGGCATAGGTCAGGTGCGGGTGAACGCCGCCCGCCTCGACGCGCGCGCCATCGATGAGGCACGGATGGTCTGGGCGGCTGCGGGCCGAGTCCAAAAAAATCTCGGCCAGCACCTCGTCGCGGATCAGATCTGGACGGTGCGCGCCGCGCAGGAAAGCGGCCCCCTCGCCGGGACGCTCGCGCTCCCCCGCGGCCAATCCAGGCCGGGTCTTCTCGGCGACGTCGCTCATCCGCTGCTCCGCTGGCCGCCCGACCGGGCCGGCACTTCCGTGGCAGCCGCCCTATAGCCTACCGATCATGCCGTTATCGAGGCGGCTTTGCACTGCGCCCGCGCACGGGATCAACCCCAGCGCCAGCGGTCAGGCTCGAGGACCAGAACTTCCCCCTGGCGAATGCCGAGCCGGGGCGCAGCGTAGATATCGAGGTGACCGAGTGCGACCAGGGCCGCGCGCGCCACCCCGCCATGGGCGACGACGACCGTGTCCCGCTGCAGGCTGCCGAGCATCGGGCCGACCCGCTCCACCAGCGCGGCATAGCTCTCGCCGCCTTGGCCCGGCGGCCGGTGATGCCAGCGATCGCGGTCGCGCCCGGCGGCGCCGGTCGGGTCGCGACGGCGGATCTCCGCCCAGGTCGAGCCCTCCCAATTGCCGAAACCGATCTCCCGCAGCCTCGGATCCGTATCGTATCCCTCGGCGCCGAGACCCAGCGTCGTGCGCAGGATCTCCATGGTCCGTCGGGTGCGCTTGAGCGGGCTCGCAACGAACTGCGCTTCGGCGAGCGTCGAGCCCGCCAGTTTGGCGAGGCGCTCCGCAGCCATGACGGCCTGCGCCTCCCCTTGTGCGTTCAGGTCGGTATCGCGACCGCCTTGGAGGCGTCCCTCGGCGTTCCAATCGGTCTGGCCGTGGCGGATGAAGTAGATCGTAACCAACCGTCTCACATCCCGTCCTGCGCAGGCGTTCGGAACGGCCAGGGGTGCCGACCGTTCTCGCCGTCGGTCGGCAACGTCCGGAAACAGGTCCTGCCCTATGTCGAAGAAGCACGGCAAGCATCATCGCGGCCAGAAGCGCGACCCTCGCATGACAGACGGGGAAGACCTGCACGGGACAGCCCCTGCGAAGCGCCCGTCGACGGCTCGTTGGGCCAGCACGCTCGACACAGCCGCCGAGACCAGCCCGGCCGCTCTGGGATCGCACCGGCAGGTCCCCATCCCCGCCGCAGCGGGCATCACGGTAGTCGAACCCGGCACACGGTTCGACCTCGGCGCGGTGGATCCCGACGCCGATGGCGGCCTCGACAAGGACTGGGCGAAGGAGGCCCTGGGCCAGGAGCGCGAGCGGATCATTGCGCTTCAGGAGCGCCTCTATGCCGAACGCGCCCGCAGTCTGCTGCTGGTGTTCCAGGCCATCGACACCGGCGGCAAGGACGGGACGATCCGGGCTGTTCTGAAAGGCGTGAACCCGCAAGGTTGCACCGTCGCCTCGTTCAAGGTGCCGTCGAGCGACGAGCGCGATCACGATTTCCTGTGGCGCTACCACGCCCGGACGCCGGGGCGCGGCATCATCGGCGTCTTCAACCGCAGCCACTACGAGGACGTGCTCGTGGTACGTGTGAAGGGCTTGGTGCCGGACGCGGTCTGGCAGAGCCGCTACGGCCAGATCAACGATTTCGAGCACCTGCTCACGGAATCGGGCACGACCATCCTGAAATTCTTCCTGCACATCTCCAAGGCGGAACAGAAGAAGCGGCTGGAGGCCCGGATCGCCGATCCGGAAAAGCACTGGAAGTTCGACCCCGCCGACCTCGTCGAGCGGAAATCCTGGGATGCCTATCAGCAGGCCTTCGCGGACGCGCTCTCGCGCTGCTCGACCCCCCGTGCCCCGTGGCTCGTGGTGCCGGCCAATCACAAATGGTTCCGCAACTACGTGATCGCCAAGACCGTGGCGGATACGCTGGAGGCGATGGATCCGCGATTCCCCGAGGCTCCCAAGGGGATCGCCGATTTGACCGTTCCGGATTGAAGCGGGAGGCACGGCATGCTGACGGTACGCGAGGTCGCGGTCTCGGGTTACCGCTCGCTGCGGCGGATCAGTTTCCCGGTCGACGATCTATCGGTCTTCGTCGGCGGCAACGGGACGGGCAAGACCAACCTCTACCGGGCTCTGGAACTACTGCAGGCCGCCGCCCTGGGCACGCTAACCCGTGCTCTCGCCGCGGAAGGCGGAATGGATTCGGTGCTCTGGGCCGGCCGGCGCCGACAGGGCGAGCCCGCCCGGCTCTGCCTGTCCGTCAGCCTGCGCGATGACGAGACGGGCCAGGTTTTCGCCTACGCGGTGGAGATCGGACTGGTGCCGCAGGCCGGCGCCGAGATCTACGGCGCAGCCTTCCGGCAGGAGCCGCAGGTGAAGGCCGAGCGTCTGAGCGTGCGGAATGGTGGCCGGACGGCCGTGATCCTCGATCGGGACGGCCGCAGCGGCTTCGTGCGCGACGCCGATGGGCGCAAGCAAAGCCTCGGGATCGACCTGCTCGCCACCGAGACCGCGCTCGGCAGCGCCCTGATCGCGACCGGCCAGCCGGAGATCGCCCTGGTGCGGCTGTCCATGACGGCGTGGCGATTCCACCACGGCTTCCGGACCGACGCCGATTCACCCCTGCGGCGGTCGTGCCTCGCGGTGACCACGCCGACCCTGGCCTCGGACGGCTCCGATCTCGCCGCAGTCTTCGCGACGCTCGCCCATATCCGCCAGGACACAACGGACCTCGATGACGCCATCGACGGCGCCTTTCCGGGGGCGCGCCTGATCATTCCGGAACCGGGGCGGGAGGCGAGCTTCGGCGTGACCTTCCCCGACTTCGCAAAGCGGATCTTCGACGCCTCGGAGTTGTCGGACGGAACCTTGCGCTTCCTCGCCCTGGCCGGTGCCCTGCTCGGCTACCGGCTGCCGCCGTTCATCGCCCTGAACGAGCCGGAGACCAGCTTGCATCCCGACCTGATGGAGCCGCTGGCCCGGCTGATCGCCCGGGCGGCGGAACGGACGCAGGTCTGGCTGGTCACCCATTCCGATCGCCTGGCTGATGCCATCGCGGCCTCCAGCGGTCCGCGTCCGCGGACCGTCCTCAAGCGCGACGGCGAGACCTGGATCGAGGGGCTGAGGCTCTCGGGTACGTTCGTCGAATCCGCCGAGGATTGATCCCGACGCTGGCCGAGCGGCGAAGCGGGGCCGACGGCTCCTAATCCTTGTCGAGGGTCAGGTCCGGCGCCTCGGGGTTCTTCATGCCGACGACATGGTAGCCGGCATCCACGTGCAGGATCTCGCCGGTCATGCCGGCGGCCATGTCGGAGACCAGATAGGCGGCGGTCTCACC from Methylobacterium sp. PvR107 encodes:
- a CDS encoding Pls/PosA family non-ribosomal peptide synthetase, producing MSDVAEKTRPGLAAGERERPGEGAAFLRGAHRPDLIRDEVLAEIFLDSARSRPDHPCLIDGARVEAGGVHPHLTYAQVVDRAGRIAAGLAHRSIGPGDVVGLWMARGPDLLVAQIGITLSGAAWLPFDAEAPADRVGVCLTDAAAKALVVSPALKPSAPDAAPALTPADLDAATPAEAPVPDARAAGLTPEHPAYLIYTSGSTGVPKGIVISHANICHFLRSGNALYGMRAEDVVFQGASVAFDLSMEEIWVPYLVGATLFVASPAMMGDVESLPGILEAERITVLDTVPTLLAMISGDLPTVRLVLLGGEALPEPLVARWATGTRQLFNTYGPTEATVVATAAEMRAGEPVTIGGPIPNYSVYVAGEDLSLLGRDQQGELLIGGPGVACGYLARPELTAEKFIANPFASNGTDPVLYRSGDAVSLDAAGRIVFHGRIDDQVKIRGFRVELGEIEARIRSVPEINQAAVVLRQDDGVDRLVAFLIPERGCAIDTAALRRTLAGQMPPYMVPGHFEVTETLPRLTSGKVDRKALKVAPLTVVSADGEQEPPANETEAALVAAAKQIFGNQPIPLEGDFFADLGGHSLLAARFVSAVRETPALAGITLPDLYALRTMRAMADALIARTGGMGAAAAIRDLSFEPPPLLRRALCGLAQLVALPFVIALATAQWLGMFVTYLLLTGGGLSFFAELGVLLLVYVAINGVTAVAAVAGKWLILGKTKPGRYPLWGAYYYRWWLSQRLAPLVHVKWLQGSPAIAIYLRLMGAKIGRDTLISDIEVGAPDLLTIGDGASLGGRLVIANAEIVANELVIGRVEIGADAAVGTSCVLSHDTVVGPKAEIGDLTTIPAGTRVGVAERWDGSPGRKVGMADPAELPAPSEASWRRRAGFMAAYVVLLGAIPAVGLLPIFPAFFIFDQISDSLSDITDIDYHWYLPILTWPTAMLMTAGTVLLIAGIRWIVLPRTRSGTYSVHSLFYLRKWSLALAVEVTLETLSSLFATVYMRAWYRLMGANMGHGAEISTNLSGRYDLAEIGAKNFIADEVVYGEEEVRRGWMHLEPTRTGARVFVGNDAVVPPGAVIPDDVLIGIKSKPPENGAMSPGETWFGSPPIRLPARQKVDLGSTAQTYEPGIWPKVRRGIFEAFATSFSPMLYITLAITVIDWYFYPAILEKDWTGLAVSFVAASVAIALIQSSAVIVMKWLLMGVYKPGMQPMWSWWAMRTEAIAVAYWGLAGKVLLEHLQGTPFLPWVLRLFGVKVGKGVCMLTTDITEFDCVTIGDYATINRVSALQTHLYEDRIMKIGRVVVGRGVSVGAFSTVLYDTKVGDFARLRPLTIVMKGESIPANTEWEGAPAVPVIHAA
- a CDS encoding histidine phosphatase family protein, giving the protein MVTIYFIRHGQTDWNAEGRLQGGRDTDLNAQGEAQAVMAAERLAKLAGSTLAEAQFVASPLKRTRRTMEILRTTLGLGAEGYDTDPRLREIGFGNWEGSTWAEIRRRDPTGAAGRDRDRWHHRPPGQGGESYAALVERVGPMLGSLQRDTVVVAHGGVARAALVALGHLDIYAAPRLGIRQGEVLVLEPDRWRWG
- a CDS encoding polyphosphate kinase 2 family protein gives rise to the protein MSKKHGKHHRGQKRDPRMTDGEDLHGTAPAKRPSTARWASTLDTAAETSPAALGSHRQVPIPAAAGITVVEPGTRFDLGAVDPDADGGLDKDWAKEALGQERERIIALQERLYAERARSLLLVFQAIDTGGKDGTIRAVLKGVNPQGCTVASFKVPSSDERDHDFLWRYHARTPGRGIIGVFNRSHYEDVLVVRVKGLVPDAVWQSRYGQINDFEHLLTESGTTILKFFLHISKAEQKKRLEARIADPEKHWKFDPADLVERKSWDAYQQAFADALSRCSTPRAPWLVVPANHKWFRNYVIAKTVADTLEAMDPRFPEAPKGIADLTVPD
- a CDS encoding AAA family ATPase, with product MLTVREVAVSGYRSLRRISFPVDDLSVFVGGNGTGKTNLYRALELLQAAALGTLTRALAAEGGMDSVLWAGRRRQGEPARLCLSVSLRDDETGQVFAYAVEIGLVPQAGAEIYGAAFRQEPQVKAERLSVRNGGRTAVILDRDGRSGFVRDADGRKQSLGIDLLATETALGSALIATGQPEIALVRLSMTAWRFHHGFRTDADSPLRRSCLAVTTPTLASDGSDLAAVFATLAHIRQDTTDLDDAIDGAFPGARLIIPEPGREASFGVTFPDFAKRIFDASELSDGTLRFLALAGALLGYRLPPFIALNEPETSLHPDLMEPLARLIARAAERTQVWLVTHSDRLADAIAASSGPRPRTVLKRDGETWIEGLRLSGTFVESAED